A DNA window from Gillisia sp. Hel1_33_143 contains the following coding sequences:
- a CDS encoding GbsR/MarR family transcriptional regulator → MQEKEDLLERKNKLVERFGVFIEHEDKMAPLEARIFSTLLLTGKGGITFENLVKDLNASKSTICTHLNTLQASGRVSYFTKPGDRKRYFNLTPNRLVQVMDEMLDNWNKQYDIHSDIINYKKEANNLIEDETEAYELQFHENYIQFLEDMANAVKKLKKNISEIKN, encoded by the coding sequence ATGCAAGAGAAAGAAGACCTATTAGAAAGGAAAAATAAGCTCGTAGAAAGATTTGGAGTTTTTATAGAGCATGAGGATAAGATGGCACCTTTAGAAGCCAGAATATTTTCTACGTTATTACTAACAGGCAAGGGAGGAATAACTTTTGAAAACCTTGTTAAAGATCTTAACGCGAGTAAGAGTACTATTTGTACTCATTTAAATACACTCCAGGCTTCTGGTAGAGTAAGCTATTTTACTAAGCCGGGAGACAGAAAACGTTACTTCAATCTCACCCCAAATAGATTGGTTCAGGTAATGGATGAGATGTTAGACAACTGGAATAAGCAGTATGACATTCATTCAGATATCATTAATTACAAAAAAGAGGCAAATAACTTAATTGAAGATGAAACTGAAGCCTACGAACTTCAGTTTCATGAGAATTATATTCAATTTTTAGAAGACATGGCAAATGCTGTGAAGAAGTTAAAAAAGAACATTTCTGAAATTAAAAACTAG
- a CDS encoding efflux RND transporter permease subunit, producing the protein MIKKFIERPVLSTVVSIIIVILGVLGLTTLPITQYPDIAPPTISVSTAYPGASAETILESVIVPIEEQINGVEGMTYITSTATNNGTASITVYFDQDVDPDIAAVNVQNRVARANPLLPAEVKQNGVTTQKQQTSALMFLSFYSTNPDYDDTFIQNYLKINVIPEIQRVNGVGDVNVFGGKDYAMRIWLQPDKLKAYNLMPSDVTAALREQSLEAAAGSLGENNGEAFSYVIKYSGRFKTEDQYSNIVIKALGDGQFLRLKDVADIELDAQSYDGGSSTNGYPAVNMGIFQTKGSNAQEIIITIKEQLAELEKELPPGIEIFIPYDTNNFLNASIEKVVSTLFEAFLLVFLVVFIFLQDFRSTLIPAIAVPVSIIGTFFFLNLFGYSINLLTLFALVLAIGIVVDDAIVVVEAVHAKIDEGANDVKKATVGAMHEISGAIISITLVMAAVFIPVTFIQGPTGVFYEQFGVTLIIAIIISAVNALTLSPALCALLLKPHDKKQKGSEKKNFLQRFYTAFNRGFNATIHRYGQSLSFLYKNKWITAVILILAVVGIWWSATNTPTGFVPDEDRGIIFMNVELPAGASMDRTNEVNQKLYEKISQLPEVKGASVINGRSLISGAGSNYGLGFIRLNDWDERKEDSQSIKAVTGKLFGIAATIPEANVIFFSPPSIPGFGNSSGFTVNLLDKSGSSFEDLDKVNQEFIQKLTARPEIQYAQSSFNTRYPQYEIELNVPVAKKFGVPISSIFSTLQGYIGGVYASDFSRFGKQYRVYVQALPEDRTKKEDLDKLFVRTESGEMAPITEFMTLKRVYGPQSVTRFNLFNSTTLTGAVNPGFSSGDAITAIEEVAATLPSNYSTAYSGLTREEVNAGNQTTTIFILSIVFVYFLLAAQYESYLLPLSVLFSLPLGVFGAYITTKFAGLENNIYFQIALIMLIGLLAKNAILIVEFAIQRRKNGESIVDAAIDGAKSRLRPILMTSFAFILGLMPLVLASGVGAAGNRSIGTGAVGGLLIGTLTGVFVIPILFMLFQWLQEKVGKKPEPETIEN; encoded by the coding sequence ATGATCAAGAAATTTATTGAACGTCCGGTACTCTCAACGGTTGTTTCTATTATTATTGTAATATTAGGAGTACTTGGGTTAACTACCCTACCTATTACCCAGTACCCTGATATTGCACCCCCAACCATTTCGGTAAGTACTGCTTACCCGGGTGCCAGTGCAGAGACTATCCTAGAAAGCGTTATTGTACCTATAGAGGAGCAAATTAACGGGGTGGAGGGAATGACCTATATTACCTCAACAGCTACTAATAATGGTACTGCCTCTATAACTGTCTATTTTGATCAGGATGTAGATCCAGACATTGCTGCGGTGAACGTCCAGAATCGTGTGGCTAGAGCAAATCCATTATTACCGGCAGAGGTAAAACAGAATGGTGTAACTACTCAGAAGCAACAAACCAGTGCTTTAATGTTCCTTTCATTTTATAGTACCAATCCAGATTACGATGATACTTTTATTCAGAATTATCTGAAAATTAATGTTATTCCGGAAATACAAAGGGTAAATGGGGTTGGAGATGTAAATGTGTTTGGTGGAAAAGATTATGCCATGAGAATATGGTTACAGCCAGATAAATTAAAGGCTTACAACCTAATGCCTTCTGATGTTACAGCTGCTTTAAGAGAACAAAGTTTGGAAGCTGCTGCAGGATCTTTAGGGGAAAACAACGGAGAGGCTTTCTCTTATGTAATTAAATATAGCGGGAGATTTAAAACCGAAGATCAATACAGCAATATTGTTATTAAAGCTTTAGGAGATGGACAGTTTCTTAGACTGAAAGATGTAGCTGATATTGAGCTAGATGCACAATCTTACGACGGGGGTTCTTCTACTAATGGCTATCCTGCTGTAAATATGGGAATCTTTCAAACCAAAGGTTCTAATGCACAAGAGATCATTATTACCATTAAAGAACAATTAGCAGAATTAGAGAAAGAATTACCACCGGGTATCGAGATCTTTATTCCTTATGATACCAACAACTTCTTAAATGCCTCTATAGAGAAAGTGGTTAGTACGCTTTTTGAAGCATTCTTATTGGTATTCCTTGTAGTATTTATTTTCCTTCAAGATTTTAGATCTACATTAATTCCGGCAATCGCGGTTCCTGTATCTATTATTGGTACGTTCTTCTTTTTGAACCTCTTTGGATATTCTATTAACTTATTAACGCTATTTGCACTTGTACTGGCTATTGGTATTGTAGTAGATGATGCCATTGTTGTGGTAGAAGCAGTACATGCAAAAATAGATGAAGGCGCCAATGATGTAAAAAAAGCTACAGTAGGTGCCATGCATGAGATCTCCGGTGCTATTATATCTATTACATTGGTAATGGCTGCAGTATTTATTCCGGTAACCTTTATACAAGGGCCAACCGGTGTTTTCTATGAACAATTTGGTGTAACCTTAATTATAGCCATCATAATTTCTGCTGTGAATGCCTTAACCTTGAGTCCGGCACTATGTGCATTATTACTTAAACCTCACGATAAAAAACAGAAGGGAAGTGAGAAAAAGAACTTCCTTCAACGTTTTTACACTGCTTTTAACCGAGGATTTAATGCTACCATTCACAGATATGGACAATCATTAAGCTTTTTATATAAGAACAAATGGATTACTGCAGTGATACTTATTCTTGCTGTTGTAGGAATATGGTGGTCTGCTACAAACACTCCTACCGGATTTGTTCCAGATGAAGATCGAGGAATTATCTTTATGAACGTAGAACTTCCCGCTGGTGCTTCTATGGATAGAACCAATGAAGTGAATCAAAAACTCTATGAGAAAATATCACAACTCCCAGAAGTTAAAGGAGCCTCAGTGATTAATGGTAGAAGTTTAATTAGTGGAGCTGGTAGTAACTACGGACTTGGTTTTATTAGATTGAATGACTGGGATGAGCGTAAAGAAGATAGCCAGTCTATTAAAGCAGTTACCGGTAAATTATTCGGAATAGCGGCTACCATACCAGAAGCAAACGTTATTTTCTTCTCACCTCCTAGTATTCCAGGTTTCGGGAACTCGTCAGGATTTACTGTAAACTTGTTAGACAAATCTGGTTCTAGTTTTGAAGACCTTGATAAGGTGAATCAGGAATTCATACAAAAATTAACGGCAAGACCAGAAATACAATATGCTCAGTCTTCCTTCAACACACGTTATCCGCAATATGAGATTGAACTAAATGTACCAGTTGCCAAAAAATTTGGGGTGCCAATTAGTAGTATCTTCTCTACCTTACAAGGTTATATTGGAGGGGTATATGCCTCAGATTTCTCCAGATTTGGAAAACAATATCGTGTTTATGTACAGGCACTTCCGGAAGACAGAACTAAAAAAGAAGATCTAGACAAACTTTTTGTAAGAACAGAAAGTGGTGAAATGGCTCCTATTACAGAATTTATGACACTAAAACGTGTGTACGGACCTCAATCTGTAACTAGATTTAACCTTTTTAACTCTACTACCCTAACCGGAGCAGTTAACCCTGGGTTTAGTTCTGGAGATGCAATTACAGCTATAGAAGAAGTAGCGGCAACATTGCCTAGTAATTATAGTACTGCCTATTCTGGTCTAACAAGAGAAGAGGTTAATGCTGGTAACCAAACCACTACTATTTTTATTCTCTCTATAGTATTTGTTTACTTTTTACTTGCTGCACAATATGAGAGCTATTTGTTACCACTTTCGGTATTGTTCTCTTTACCATTGGGAGTTTTTGGAGCTTATATTACTACAAAATTTGCGGGATTAGAAAACAACATCTATTTCCAGATCGCATTGATTATGCTAATTGGGCTACTTGCCAAGAATGCTATTCTTATTGTAGAGTTTGCAATACAGCGTAGGAAGAATGGTGAATCTATAGTAGATGCTGCCATAGACGGAGCAAAATCACGTCTAAGACCTATTTTAATGACTTCTTTCGCCTTTATCTTGGGATTAATGCCATTGGTGTTAGCTTCTGGAGTTGGAGCTGCAGGTAACCGTTCTATTGGTACTGGTGCCGTTGGTGGATTATTGATAGGTACACTTACAGGTGTGTTTGTAATACCAATATTATTTATGCTTTTCCAATGGTTACAGGAGAAAGTTGGAAAGAAACCAGAGCCAGAAACGATAGAGAATTAA
- a CDS encoding efflux RND transporter periplasmic adaptor subunit → MKNIIKILIASSGFLFLISCGEGEGDKSAQAAQQPMPYPVYEVPTKTVTGFTSYPASIEGIVNSDVRAKVSGYITQVLVDEGEKVKAGQILFKLETQSLSQDADAAKANVNAAQVEVDKLKPLVEKNIISAVQLETAKAKLQQAKSGYNGILANIGYANIKSPVDGYVGAIRKREGALISASDQEPLTTVTDISKVYAYFSMNEKDYLDFIQQTDGETIDDKIANIPAVRLRLANGSLYNQEGKIQTINSVINSNTGSISFRAVFDNPSRLLTNGNSAKIEIPKTYENVVVIAQESTYEQQGSVMVFKLQNNDSVVSSSVKVKGEVDNLYIIESGLEKGDSVVAKGADKLRSGSRISPQPVSFDSITKPMEKVFN, encoded by the coding sequence ATGAAGAATATTATAAAAATATTAATTGCGTCCTCAGGATTTTTATTTCTAATTTCTTGCGGGGAAGGCGAAGGAGACAAATCTGCACAGGCTGCACAACAACCTATGCCATATCCTGTATATGAAGTTCCTACTAAAACGGTTACGGGTTTTACCTCCTATCCTGCTAGTATAGAAGGTATAGTAAATAGTGATGTAAGGGCTAAAGTCTCCGGATATATTACTCAGGTTCTGGTAGATGAAGGTGAAAAAGTAAAAGCCGGACAGATCTTGTTCAAGCTAGAAACGCAATCTTTATCTCAAGATGCAGATGCAGCAAAAGCAAATGTAAATGCTGCCCAGGTAGAAGTAGACAAACTAAAACCACTAGTAGAAAAAAATATTATAAGCGCAGTGCAATTAGAAACTGCTAAGGCTAAGCTACAACAAGCTAAAAGTGGTTACAATGGGATCCTGGCAAATATAGGATATGCTAATATTAAAAGCCCTGTAGATGGTTACGTAGGTGCTATTAGAAAAAGAGAAGGTGCATTAATTAGTGCTTCAGATCAAGAACCCTTAACCACCGTAACAGATATAAGTAAGGTTTATGCCTATTTCTCTATGAATGAAAAAGATTATTTAGATTTTATTCAACAAACAGACGGCGAAACTATAGATGATAAAATAGCGAACATTCCGGCTGTAAGATTAAGACTTGCCAATGGAAGTTTGTATAATCAGGAAGGAAAGATCCAAACAATAAACTCTGTAATTAACTCAAATACAGGATCTATTTCTTTTAGAGCAGTATTTGATAATCCTTCAAGATTATTAACCAATGGGAATAGTGCTAAAATAGAGATTCCAAAAACATATGAAAATGTGGTAGTGATCGCTCAAGAATCAACTTACGAACAACAAGGTAGTGTGATGGTCTTCAAATTACAGAACAATGATTCTGTAGTTTCCTCTAGCGTTAAGGTGAAAGGTGAAGTAGACAATCTATATATCATAGAATCTGGATTAGAAAAGGGCGATAGTGTTGTAGCCAAAGGAGCAGATAAACTAAGAAGCGGTTCTAGAATTAGCCCGCAACCGGTTTCTTTTGATTCTATTACCAAGCCTATGGAAAAAGTATTTAATTAA